GGAATCGTTGCGGCCGTTTCGAGTTTTCTTTACAACCACGGGGCGAACGTAACCGCCCTCGATCAGCATTCGACGGATCCAGAAGGGGGCACGTTCTTTCTTCGTCTGGAGTTCCAGACACCCCACCTCGACGTATCGCGTACGCTGCTGGAAAGGTCCTTCGGCGAGGCCGTGGCCAACCCGTACGGCATGGACTGGCGCATAAGCTACTCGGCCGAATTCAAGAAGGTGGCCATCATGGTATCCCGGCAGGAGCATGCTGCGCTTGAGTTACTCTGGAGGCGTTCTCGCGGCGAACTCCCGGCTGACATCACCATGGTCATCAGCAACCATGGCGACCTCGAAGAGGCCGTCTCGGCTTTTGGAGTTCCGTATCACCATATTCCGGTGACACCCGATTCAAAAGCGGATGCAGAGGCTCGGACGCTGGACCTGCTGGACGGGCAAGCCGATCTGCTTGTGCTGGCTCGATACATGCAGATACTCAGTCCCGCGTTTGTAGCGCATTTCCCGGATCGAATCATCAACATCCATCATTCGTTCCTGCCCTCGTTCGTCGGCGCCGACCCGTATCGTCAGGCCTTCGAGCGAGGTGTGAAGCGCGTCGGCGCCACCGCACATTACGTCACGGCCGACCTGGATGAGGGACCCATCATCGACCAGGACGTCGTGGCCGTAAATCACCGGTATGGTCCGCAGGAATTGAAGGAACTGGGTCGCGACGTCGAACGAACCGTCTTGTCACGCGCCGTCAAGATGCACCTGGAAGATCGCGTGCTCGTACACGAAGGTCGCACCGTGGTCTTCTACTGAGTCGCGCGGGCGTTCGGATGGACACTTCAAAATTGGAGGGTCTCATCCGATATCTATGCCAGATGGTCCATGAGACGGACCGTTGAAGTATCGGTAGACGACGGCCTTGAGAATGACCTTTTCAGTCCGCCGGTGCGCAATGAGGGCGACTCGCAACAGACGGGCCGCCCTTTTTTGTTACCAGGAGGGCTGTTTGCGCCTATCGAAGCTGCGGGCGCGTGAACAAAGCCATCGTGCGAGCCGTTAAGGCGTAACTAATTGCTCTATTTCTGCTCGAAATACTATCCCATTCCACCGGAATCCAAGACCATAGATCAGACATGAGACGAACGTTATTGTACTCGACCTTATTGCTCGCACTCGCCCTGGTTGTGCCCCCATCGGCTGCACAGACCGAAGTGACGATTGAACCTTCGAAAGACAACAGCCTGTTCGAAAGTATGGCAGGCAACGTAAGCAACGGCGTCGGCGTCTATCTCTTTGCCGGAACAACCGCGCGTGGGAGCGAAATCCGGCGAGCGGTGCTGCACTTCGACGTAGCCGGCGAGGTGCCTGTGGGGGCGACCATCGACAGCGTAAAACTGTCGATGATGATGACGAAAACCATTTCAGGCAACCACGACGCGACGCTTCACAGACTCACCGCCGACTGGGGCGAGGGTAACTCAGACGCCCCGGGAGAGGAAGGCGCGGGTGGCACTGCAGCGACCGGAGACGTGACATGGCTGCATACCTTCTTCGATACGGGAACGTGGACGAACCCGGGAGGAGACTTCGATGCAACAGCGTCTGGCACGGCCAGTGTAGGAAGCGTCGGCAGCTACACCTGGGGCTCGTCCGCAGGCATGGTCGCGGACGTGCAGGCCTGGCTCGACGACGCCGCCAATAACTTTGGCTGGATCCTGGTCGGGAATGAGGCGATTTCCGGGACTGCCAAACGATATGACAGTCGCGAGGGCACCAACCCGCCCCAACTCCAGATCTTCTACTCTCTCTCAACGGCCGTCGACGATCTGAACGACCTGCCGTCGGCCGTTAGCCTCCTCTCCAGCTATCCGAATCCGTTCTCCCAGTCAAGCGTGGTTGAGTACGCCGTCTCTGATGGCCGGGTGGTCACGCTCGATGTCTACGACACGCTGGGACGCCGGGTCACCACGCTTGCGGACGGCTTCCATGGTCCGGGCACGTACCAGGCCCGTTTCGACGCGGATGATCTCCCGGCCGGTGTGTATTTCTACCGGATCGAGTCGGGCGACTATTCGCGATACCGACAGGTCGTGCTTATTCGCTGATCGCCCTGACACGCACTGGTTTGTGAGGGACGCTCCCGGATGGTCTATGGCCGTTCGGGAGCGTTGTCTATTTTGGGAATGCGAGACAACGAGACCCCAATGGATACGTGACCGATAACACGCGAGAATCCGTTCTCACCACTCTGAAGCCTTTTGGCCTGATGGCCACAGCCGTGACACCTTTGAATGGCTATCACGACGAGTGTTACAGAGTCGACACAAACGATGGCCCGTTCGTACTGAAGATCGCGCCGGGAGGCACGGCACAAGATCTGATCGATTTTGAGACGTCCGTTGTCGAGCACGCTCTTTCGATTCATCCACACCTGCCCCTCCCCCGCCATCGTCGCGCGTCGTCCGGGACGGCGTTTGCTACAGTCACCCTTGACGGGCATCCGCGCCACGCCCGCCTCCTGTCTTTTCTGCCCGGAAACCACTTTGCTGATTTCAAACCGAAGACCGGAACACTCCGCGAGGAGCTGGGCCGCATTCTGGGACAGCTTGATCGGGCGTTGCTGGACTATCGGCACGCGGCGATGGAGCGAGTGTTCGAGTGGGACCTGGCCAGAGCCCCAAACGCGGCCCGGTTGGTCGGGGATATTCGAGAGAACGAACGGCGAGACCGAATCCAGGCGATTTTTGATCGTCATTCGGACATCGTCGAGCCAGCGATGGCCGGACTTCGAAAAAGCGTCATCCACGCCGATGCGAACGACTACAATATTCTCGTCGACTGCGGGTCAGACGGAACACCGATGGTCACCGGTTTGCTCGATTTCGGTGACACGGTTCTCACGCAGACCGTAAACGAAGTCGCCATTGCGTGCGCCTATGTGATGCTCGACGAAGCGGACCCTGTCGGGGCGGCGTGCGATCTGATCCGAGGATATAACAGCGTGCTTCGCATCGAAGAGGAGGAGCTTGAACTTCTCTTCACGTTGATCCTCACGCGTCTGGCGCTGAGCAGCACATTCTCGGCACTGTGGTCTCAGCAGCATCCGGATCACAGTCAGGACGCATATCACACAGTTTCGGAAGATGCGGTGTGGAGGTTGTTGGATCAGCTCAAGAGGGTCCACCCCGATTTTGCGCACTACGCCTTCCGCGATGCGTGTGGCCTGACTCCATGCACCCGCTCTGCGGCGGTCGTAGACTACCTGACGTCGGCGAACGGAGAACGACCTGTCCTCACGTATGATCTTGTCACGGATCCGGTGTGCGTGATCGACCTGAGCGTTGCATCGACGAACGCGGCAGCTCAAGACGACACGGGCGATGCTGATGTCTGGTCGAAGTTGATCGCGGATCAGATCAACGACGCCGGTGCGGTCGTCGGAATCGGACGGTACAATGAAGCCCGAGTGTGCTATACCGCCGCTCAGTTTGGTCTGCCCGGCAGCGAGCCGCGAACGATCCACCTCGGCATTGATCTGTTCGCTCCGGCCGGTTCTCCGGTACTCGCTCCTTTCGACGCTACAGTCCACAGCCTGCGTGACAACGACCTCGACCTCGACTACGGACCAACGGTCATTCTCGAACACAGGCTAGCGGACGACGAGAGTTTTTATACCCTGTACGGGCATCTCAGTCGCTCCTCCCTGGACCGGCTTCAGCCGGGACAAACGGTGCCCCGTGGCGAACCATTTGCTGAACTCGGGGAGTCTACCGAGAACGGTGGATGGCCACCGCATCTGCACATCCAGCTCGTCACGAACATGCTCGGCATGGAGGGCAACTTCCCGGGAGTGGCCGAAGCCAGCCGGCGGGCCGTATGGACAAGCATCTGTCCGGACCCCAACCTGATTCTGCAAATACCTCGAGCTGCATTCCCCGCTGCGCGGTTGGAGTCCGCGGACGTCCTGGGCTTGCGGAGAAAGCACATCGGAACGAACGTAGGCCTGTCGTATCGCAGCCCGTTGCATATCGTTCGCGGCCGTGGTGCGCATCTCTATGACGTTGACGGCCGTCGTTACCTGGATTGTGTTAACAACGTCGCGCATGTCGGCCACAGTCACCCGCAAGTGGTGCGCGCGATCGCCGATCAGGCGGCCGTTCTGAATACGAACACGCGGTACCTGCACGAGGGCCTCGTACGCTATGCCGAGCGTCTTACTGCGACGCTTCCGGAGCCGCTCAGCGTCTGCTTTCTCGTGAACTCCGGCAGCGAAGCGAACGACCTTGCGCTTCGGATGGCGCGGGCACACACAGGGGGAACAGATTTTGTCGTACTCGGCGCCGCGTACCACGGGCACCTGACAAGTCTGATCGAGATCAGCCCGTACAAGTCGCGCGGGCCCGGCGGCGCAGCCGTACCGCCTCATGTACATGAGATACCTGCGCCCGACAGCTTTCGTGGACTCCACGCGGCCTCGCCTGACCCGGCACGGTCATACGCGGATGAGATCCAGCCCGCGCTTGTCGCGATCCAGGATGGGGGTCGCCGGGTCGCTGCTCTGATCGCCGAGTCGGCATTGAGCTGCGCCGGACAGATCATGCTGCCCGAAGGGTATCTGTTTTCCATTTACGAGCAGACCCGTTCGGCAGGCGGGGTCTGCATTGCGGACGAGGTGCAAGTCGGATTCGGTCGCGTCGGCACACATTTCTGGGCATTCGAAACGCAGGACGTCGTGCCGGACATAGTCACGATGGGCAAACCTGTCGGCAACGGACATCCACTGGGGGCCGTTGTAACGACGGCGGATATCGCCGCGTCGTTCGCCAACGGCATGGAGTACTTCAACACGTACGGAGGGAATCCGGTGTCCTGTGCAGCCGGGCTGGCTGTTCTTGACGTGATTCGCGATGATGGTCTTCAGGCGCACGCCCTGCGGACCGGACGCACTCTTGTCGAGCGCCTGTCGTCCCTTGCGGTCGAGCACCCCGTGCTGGGAGACCTCCGCGGCAGTGGACTATTCGTTGGAGTCGAGATCGTCGCACCAGGAACCCGCCAACCGGCACCCCGGGTGGCTTCCTACATCATCAATCGAATGCGTGATCTTGGAGTCCTTCTGAGTACCGACGGCCCCGATCACAACGTGCTGAAGATCAAGCCACCGATGGTATTCAACGAAGACGACGTCACTATGCTCACCGACCGCTTCGCCGAGGTACTGGGTGAGCACTTCATCATGGGACAGGATGCGCGGTGATCCCGCGCGCCCCAGTCGTCAGTCCGATTCCTCTACAACAACAAAGTCCAGACGATCGCCGAATGCCACACTGCTCATCTTGGTCACGTCCACATCAAGATCCACCTTCTTCTGCGTGACTGACCCCGATCGGTTTCGCTTGTAGAGCACTCCGCTAAACGGGACGGCATCACTTTCAATGAGAGCCTCGGCCTTGCCCTCCGTTGCTTCATCGGCAAAGAAAATACCCTGGATCGCATCTCCGTCAAATGTACTTGTCGTAAAGGCGTAACCGGTTCCCTCGATTCCTCCCAGTTCTGCGGACTTCAATTCTGGCAGCGACATGACCCCTCCGTTCTTGTGTCTTGTAAATCACTTGTTGTCAAGCGATTGATATTAATCCTGTTATTGTATGCCCCGGCCCCCAACTTGGTCCGGGCGGGCGGATCTTGTATCCCTGATCAGTCCCGCTGGCGGCTAAAACCGCTCAGGAGACCATAATTGCAGGAAGCAGTTCATGGGCGGCAACGCCCCTTCCGGGCTCCCGGTTGAGTCGCGCGGAGTCGCCGCATTCTGGTTTCGGTGCATCATGATGGTTGGCCGACCGCGTGACAATCGCGGCCTGGATAGAAGCGAATTCCTCGCCGAGGGCTGTTCAGTCGCACGCAATGCGTGACGATACTTGTCACTACCGGAGTATGCCTACATCGCCTGCAAGGATTGACCGTCATTCATGATTGAGTCCACGCTATACACTGAGGTGCATACTGTAGAATTGGACCGACCCTGGAGTAATTGCTGCACGCCGGCACCGCCCACATACTGCGTCCCGTCGCATGCGCGACAGACTCAGGTCACGGTGTTCTGGTCTGTCGCTCCAGAGGGTAGACGTTAACGATTGGAGAAATCAATGACGCGGAAATACGAAATAGACAGCGAGAACAACTCACCGAGAAAGCCGGCGACCAACAGAGCACTGATTGGAGCTGCATGGGACATGGCGGAGCGCGAAGCGAGAGAAGCGGCACGCGAGGCTGGTGAGAGGGCTGCGCAGCAGGCATCGCGTGAAGTGGAGGAGCGTGTTTCGCGACAAGCGGCCCGGGAAGTAGCCGAAGCAACATCCCGGCGCCTCCTCAGCGATGCCGCGGAAGAGGCCTCCGCCCGCACTCTGCGAGAGGGTATGGATCAGGCATCACAGCGACTCGCGCGGGAGTCGGCGGAGTGGGCATCAAGGCAAGCGGCTCGTGAAACCGCCGACAGGGCGGTTCACGCTGCACGGAAGGCGGCAGAGAAGACCTGCGAGGAGGCTGTACGAGACTCTACAGCCGACGCTCGTGAAGCTGCACTCGAGGCCCAGGATGCCGCAAGAAAGGCAATGGAAGCTGCACAGGCAGCACGCGAAGCTGCAGATCAGGCGATCGCAGCGCTCAAGAGTGTTCGCGGCTGAGACCAGGACGGACGGACGGGGTGCCACATACCCCAGGCGTTCGCGGGTCAATAGTCAACACGAGGCGCGGCTGCGATCGCGTCCGGTGGCTACCGAGTAATGCCGCCAGTTCTGGCACTTTAACCGTCCGTGACCCGCGCCTGCAGAAACAGAAGGGCCCGACAGATGCCGGGCCCTTTGCAACTCATCACATGTGTTGCCGATTACCGGGCCATACGGACCGCATCCGCTTCGGCCTCCGTCCCGACCAGTTGACCCGTCGTGAGTTCAAGCACGATTCGGTCCATGTCGAACATCGAATCGAGCGACTCAAGAATGCCGCGGGCGTCAACAGACACGCTCCTGTTCACATCCGTCGTGAAGATGTACGCACTGGGCAGGCTTTCGATATTCCCGTCGAAGACGAGCCCGACCACTTCAAGATCCTTGCTGACCATCGGCGAGCCGGAGTTACCACCGATGATGTCGTTTGTGGATACGATATTGATCGGTGTCGAAAGGTCAAACTCCGCCGGTGGGTTTAGCCAGCGTTCGGGAAGGTCCCATTCGTGTGCAATTTCCGAACCGTGGTAAGAATGGTAGTGGTCGTACAACCCGTAGAAGGTCGTGTACGGAGGTGCTTCGGTCCCGTTGTATTCATATCCCTGTACCACGCCGTCAGCGATCCGTAGTGAGAACGTGGCGTCCGGAGGGACAGAGAGGCCGTAGACATCGTATTGTGCGCGGCCGCGCTTGCTGCCGAGTTCACCCTCCTGAGCCGTGAGGCCGGCGAACCCACTCTGGTAATCCGCCAGGCGCTGCGCCCAGGATTCGACAAACATCACTGCCGGATCATCCATAGTCAGCGTTCCGGCTTCCACGGCTGCAGCAGTGGCCTCCGCGGTCGTCAGGACACTCTCATCGAGAATATGCTGAGCCACATCCTCTGCCGACCGACCGTCCATGTACAGCGCGACACTCGCATCACTTCCCAGATATTTCTGAGCTATCGCAATCCGACCCGTCAAGTAGTTTCGGTCCAGGACCTCGGCGCCGTCAGATATCCCGAGCAGCCCGTCCTTCATGCTCTCTATCGCCTCATCGGACGCTCCGTCGGCCTGTTGACTTAACATCCGCTGAGCCATCAACGCGCGCTGCAAGGTTACTGAAGTCCATGCAGAGCCTGGAGCCATCGCAAGAAACGTGATGAACTCGGCCTCGAACTCCGCCTTGGACGGCTGAAGAGCGGCAAGGTCCTCGATCAGTGTTCCGTACTCCGCCTGGAGCGCCGGATCGGCGGCGATTGCCTCGAGGAACTGGCGCTCCGAGTCGGCGCGACGAGCCATGATGTTGGCGTCGTTCAGTCCCTTTACACGCCCGGTGTAGAGTTTCTCCACGTTGCTCGCGCTGAGCATGGTCGTGCGAACGCGGTCATCATTCGTCACCGCGTAGGCATCCCTCAGTGCCCGGAGCCGATCACGGAAAAACTCGAGAAGAAGCTTGTCGCGATAGTCTCGTCGGTACTCGAGCTGTGCGACGGATTCGAGGCGGTTCGTGGAACCCGGGTTGCCGATCACGAACACCGGATCACCCTCTTCCGCCCCGTCGACGCTCCACTTGAAGTAATCTTCGGTGCGATAGGGCTCACCGTCTACATAGACACGAAGGAACGACATGTCGAGCGCGTAGCGCGGGAACGTGAAGTTGTCATGGTCGCCTCCGAAGTGACCCATCGCAATCTCGGGCGCCATCACGATTCGAACATCAGAGTACCTGCGGAACGTGTACGCCGAATAGCGGCCTCCACTGTAGAGAGAGACGACCTGAACCACATGACCGCTGTCCTCACCACCCGCCTCGTTCAGCTTGCGTTCCTGTATCGCGTTGATCGCATCCGATCGCGCACTGGATCTCTCGGCAATCGTCTCCGCACCTTCAAGCGCAGCGTACACCTCATCGGTGACGTCATCGATGGCAACGAGTTGGTCCAACCAGAGCATGGGCGCCGGACGTTCTTCTTCGAGCGAGCGCGCGTAGAAGCCTTTATCCAGCAGTTGCTCTCCCTCCTGTGAAACCTGGGCAAGCGCGCCTCGGGCACAGTGGTGGTTGGTCATCACAAGCCCGGTGGGCGACACAAACGATGCCGTGCAGTTTGGAAGTCTCAATGCGCTCAAACGCGCCTTCTCAAACCAGTCGTCGCCGGCTTCGATACCGTACTCGGTCCTGAAGAACTCGGCTGGTGGATAGTCGAACGTCCACATCTTGCCATTGTCGTACGTGCCCGCCTTCACCATCTCGTCCTGCGCATTCGCGACATCGACCTCGATGAGTCCGATGAGTATCATGGTCAGGGCGGTCGCAATCGTGGCCGTCCGCTGAAGTCCTCTAAGCATGCTATCCTCTCAATTTGCTGCATTCACGTGGCCCTTGATCACCGAACCATGTCATGTGATCGAGACGGGACCCGTGCGCCTGAATACCTGAATCCGTGCATCAGCCGTAAATATTACCGCTGGAGTTCGTAAAGGGTACCGTTTGCGCGCCGCAGGAACGAAACTCGAACCAAATTCGCAATGCGGACTCTGAATCTTCGAAAAAGAAGCGACCTGGCGGAGCGGCGGGAAAGCGCCGTCACCGAAAGGTGAATCCGGGATCGCTGCCGGCCAGGCAATAACAAAGTGATCCGACAGCGCGAGCTCCGGCAGCGAGCT
This DNA window, taken from Rhodothermales bacterium, encodes the following:
- a CDS encoding T9SS type A sorting domain-containing protein, with amino-acid sequence MRRTLLYSTLLLALALVVPPSAAQTEVTIEPSKDNSLFESMAGNVSNGVGVYLFAGTTARGSEIRRAVLHFDVAGEVPVGATIDSVKLSMMMTKTISGNHDATLHRLTADWGEGNSDAPGEEGAGGTAATGDVTWLHTFFDTGTWTNPGGDFDATASGTASVGSVGSYTWGSSAGMVADVQAWLDDAANNFGWILVGNEAISGTAKRYDSREGTNPPQLQIFYSLSTAVDDLNDLPSAVSLLSSYPNPFSQSSVVEYAVSDGRVVTLDVYDTLGRRVTTLADGFHGPGTYQARFDADDLPAGVYFYRIESGDYSRYRQVVLIR
- a CDS encoding S46 family peptidase; this encodes MLRGLQRTATIATALTMILIGLIEVDVANAQDEMVKAGTYDNGKMWTFDYPPAEFFRTEYGIEAGDDWFEKARLSALRLPNCTASFVSPTGLVMTNHHCARGALAQVSQEGEQLLDKGFYARSLEEERPAPMLWLDQLVAIDDVTDEVYAALEGAETIAERSSARSDAINAIQERKLNEAGGEDSGHVVQVVSLYSGGRYSAYTFRRYSDVRIVMAPEIAMGHFGGDHDNFTFPRYALDMSFLRVYVDGEPYRTEDYFKWSVDGAEEGDPVFVIGNPGSTNRLESVAQLEYRRDYRDKLLLEFFRDRLRALRDAYAVTNDDRVRTTMLSASNVEKLYTGRVKGLNDANIMARRADSERQFLEAIAADPALQAEYGTLIEDLAALQPSKAEFEAEFITFLAMAPGSAWTSVTLQRALMAQRMLSQQADGASDEAIESMKDGLLGISDGAEVLDRNYLTGRIAIAQKYLGSDASVALYMDGRSAEDVAQHILDESVLTTAEATAAAVEAGTLTMDDPAVMFVESWAQRLADYQSGFAGLTAQEGELGSKRGRAQYDVYGLSVPPDATFSLRIADGVVQGYEYNGTEAPPYTTFYGLYDHYHSYHGSEIAHEWDLPERWLNPPAEFDLSTPINIVSTNDIIGGNSGSPMVSKDLEVVGLVFDGNIESLPSAYIFTTDVNRSVSVDARGILESLDSMFDMDRIVLELTTGQLVGTEAEADAVRMAR
- a CDS encoding aminotransferase class III-fold pyridoxal phosphate-dependent enzyme → MTDNTRESVLTTLKPFGLMATAVTPLNGYHDECYRVDTNDGPFVLKIAPGGTAQDLIDFETSVVEHALSIHPHLPLPRHRRASSGTAFATVTLDGHPRHARLLSFLPGNHFADFKPKTGTLREELGRILGQLDRALLDYRHAAMERVFEWDLARAPNAARLVGDIRENERRDRIQAIFDRHSDIVEPAMAGLRKSVIHADANDYNILVDCGSDGTPMVTGLLDFGDTVLTQTVNEVAIACAYVMLDEADPVGAACDLIRGYNSVLRIEEEELELLFTLILTRLALSSTFSALWSQQHPDHSQDAYHTVSEDAVWRLLDQLKRVHPDFAHYAFRDACGLTPCTRSAAVVDYLTSANGERPVLTYDLVTDPVCVIDLSVASTNAAAQDDTGDADVWSKLIADQINDAGAVVGIGRYNEARVCYTAAQFGLPGSEPRTIHLGIDLFAPAGSPVLAPFDATVHSLRDNDLDLDYGPTVILEHRLADDESFYTLYGHLSRSSLDRLQPGQTVPRGEPFAELGESTENGGWPPHLHIQLVTNMLGMEGNFPGVAEASRRAVWTSICPDPNLILQIPRAAFPAARLESADVLGLRRKHIGTNVGLSYRSPLHIVRGRGAHLYDVDGRRYLDCVNNVAHVGHSHPQVVRAIADQAAVLNTNTRYLHEGLVRYAERLTATLPEPLSVCFLVNSGSEANDLALRMARAHTGGTDFVVLGAAYHGHLTSLIEISPYKSRGPGGAAVPPHVHEIPAPDSFRGLHAASPDPARSYADEIQPALVAIQDGGRRVAALIAESALSCAGQIMLPEGYLFSIYEQTRSAGGVCIADEVQVGFGRVGTHFWAFETQDVVPDIVTMGKPVGNGHPLGAVVTTADIAASFANGMEYFNTYGGNPVSCAAGLAVLDVIRDDGLQAHALRTGRTLVERLSSLAVEHPVLGDLRGSGLFVGVEIVAPGTRQPAPRVASYIINRMRDLGVLLSTDGPDHNVLKIKPPMVFNEDDVTMLTDRFAEVLGEHFIMGQDAR
- the purU gene encoding formyltetrahydrofolate deformylase → GIVAAVSSFLYNHGANVTALDQHSTDPEGGTFFLRLEFQTPHLDVSRTLLERSFGEAVANPYGMDWRISYSAEFKKVAIMVSRQEHAALELLWRRSRGELPADITMVISNHGDLEEAVSAFGVPYHHIPVTPDSKADAEARTLDLLDGQADLLVLARYMQILSPAFVAHFPDRIINIHHSFLPSFVGADPYRQAFERGVKRVGATAHYVTADLDEGPIIDQDVVAVNHRYGPQELKELGRDVERTVLSRAVKMHLEDRVLVHEGRTVVFY